The sequence CATTTACAAAAGAAATGTTAATGACCGTATCCTGTAGAAGGTTGACACCATTGTTCACTGCCTTTCCCATTAGAAATGCATCCAATGCGTAACGGCTGATACCGACCCCCCCGAGAGGAAGACGGGTCTCCACCTTTTTGCCGGAAACTGTGGAAATACATACCCTTTCAATCAGGGCAGGCGACAGTTCAGCAGGGTCGGCACCCAGCCATTGTAAATAAGGTAATACTTCGTTTGAGATGTACTCACCACATACTTTGTGCCTGGGGTAGGAATGCTTCTCGATGACAGTTACATGCAACCCTGCTTTTGACAGATGAATAGCGGAGGTAAGGCCTGCCAGTCCACCACCTATGATAATGACTTCGCGAACTGGTTGCATAGTTTAGAATTCTGAAGCAAGTGTACACATTTTTTTTTACAAGCGAAAAAATCGCTTTCGGTAAATGCGATTTTGCAAGGCGGTAATCACCTGCGAGGGGCATAGAAGGTATTATTTCCAGGAGAAATAAATTATTTTTTTCACCTAAGGCAACCTTTTGAATTCAATTACCGTATTACATTTTCGGAGTGCACATCCATATTTAATCATTTAACCGTAAAAAGATGAAATCTAAAACATCTATCCTGATCGCTGTAGCAGCAATATCGTGTGCATTCCTCACAGCTTGCAGTAAGGATGACAACAACACAACTACTCCTCCTGAAACACCTGTAGCAAAAGTACAGGTGTCTGCAGATGCGACTTTAGGAAAAGTGCTGACAGACAGTGCAGGCAGAACCCTGTATTTTTATACGAAAGATGCAGGCGATACCTCTACCTGCACAGGTGGCTGTCTGGCTGTATGGCCGGTTTTTTACAATGCTAATCTGAGCCTGACTGATACAAGTCTGCACACCTCAGATTTCGCTACAATCGTAAGACGTGATGGTTTAAAACAAACTACTTACAAAGGATGGCCATTGTATTATTATGTAAAAGATACTTTGCCAAAGCTAACGCTGGGTGAAAAAATTGGTAACATCTGGTATGTGGCAAAACCTGATTACAGCGTGATGCTGGTGAATGCACAGCTGGTAGGTAATGATGGTGTAAACTATACCAGCGCGTATGTAGCAGGTGATGCAGTCACCCAATACATTACTGATGCTTATGGCAGAACACTGTATACATTCTCGCCGGATAAGTTTAACACAAACACATTTACAAAGTCAGATTGGTCTAATAACGCTACCTGGCCGGTGTATGAGTCTGATGCTTTTAAATTCGCACCTTCACTGCTGACGAAAAGTGATTTTGACACCATACATATTTATGGACATGTACAGTTGACTTACAAAGGATGGCCGCTGTACTACTTTGGTGCAGATGCAATGACAAGAGGAAAGAACAAGGGTGTGAGCGTACCAGGTCCGGGTGTATGGCCAATAACGAATAGCAATAGTGTGGTTGCATCGCAACCATAATTCCGGGCCCTCTGTCGTCTGAATCTATTATTCCCGGATTATAAGAGGGATGAGCTGGCTGGTCTTTTCAGGCCAGCTTTTTCTCTTTTTCAGGAGGTATTCATTGAGAGAGATGAATGGGGAGGTGATTAATACCGAAATACCAACAGGGGATTATCTGACGTGATATGGTAGAAAAGATCAGGTTAAGCAGCGATAACCTTACGAGACTTATAAGAAATGATAAGAGTAATACGTACTCCTACAGACCTAACCCTACCTGATTTGCCTGAATGTCAGACTCATTCTTCCATTCAGTGTATCCGTAGGTGGTATTCTCATCTGAGAATAATTATAAGCCTTCCCATAACTAACGGTTTTGCGGGCCAACATGCTTGTATCCCAGTCAACATGATCATGCAGGAACTGATACAGCTCCCCTGCATGATTAATAAATTCGGGTATAAACGTTATTCCATTCATTATTACACAAATAAGATTTCTATAGGATCAACCGGAGATCAGCAGTACAAAAATAATATATCTATATTATACATCTGCACAATCTGACCACACAGCATCTATAACTACAACAATAATATATCTATTCTATGCGCCTGCACAATCTGACCACGCAGCATCTATAACTACAACAATAATATATCTATTCTATGCGCCTGCACAATCTGATCCAACGGAGACCATGAGAATACTGTAAAGTACCCATCCTGCGAAGCCACCAGCGCCAGCGCATCCCGCTGATCATGAATAAACTGTGCCGCTGAAAAATGCCGCGTCCCTCCAATATTCGAAGGATGCATTAACTTAGGCGTTCCATCCGTCACCGGCTCTATATACAACACCTGGTCCACCGTCGTACCATCACTGGCACGCGCTATCTTAGACCCAAAAGTCAGCAGCTCATGCTTGTCATTGATCACCGTCGCACCATCTACAGCAGTGAGTCCTGAGATATTCTCAACCTCTCTCCGCAACGCATTTTGCCAGTATAACTCAGTTACTTTCCCACAATTTTGTCTTAATAGATCCGCTACACCAGAAAAAGGCGGCGCCACCGGATACTGTAAAGGATGTATGATCGAATTCTTCCAGTTATCATGCTCCGCAGGTACCACCAATAATATACCTCCCCGGCGATGTGCACGCATAGAAACTGCAATCTGGATCAATACATTGACAGGGTCATTCCATACACCAGAAGAATCCTGGCCCAAAAGTGAAGTAAGTATAGCCGGCGTATCAATTCTCCGTGCGCAGTTTTCATCTACGATCTTTACCTGGTCTCCTTTTAACATCGCCACATTGGCAAATTTGCCCATCCCGATTATCCGGCGGTGTTTCACCACCAGCAACCCCGGTTCCGAAACATCCAGTACAAAACAATAATTGGGGAGTTTCATGGTAGTTCCCCATATATACAACTCCTCACCTTCGTACCACACCCCAATATGAATCCCTGCTCTTTCCACACCGGGAGCCAACTTTGTCAGCACTCTCGGATCCAATGGCATCGGTTGTTCAAACAACAAAGGTTTCCCCGCCTGCGAGGGTGGCAAAAATGCAAGAGAGATCCGGATCGGTGCCCCTTCTTCTCTGCGGAGACTGGCCCAGAATGCCACGTCAATTATTTTTTCAATCACGCCCGCCTCAGGCGCATGCGCCAAATCCTCCTCCCCGTTTTCGCTGGCCAGATTTAAATGGTGTAAGAAATGGGTTG is a genomic window of Chitinophaga sp. LS1 containing:
- a CDS encoding putative sensor domain DACNV-containing protein, producing the protein MEVTSFESTYQAASKVAGTIATHFLHHLNLASENGEEDLAHAPEAGVIEKIIDVAFWASLRREEGAPIRISLAFLPPSQAGKPLLFEQPMPLDPRVLTKLAPGVERAGIHIGVWYEGEELYIWGTTMKLPNYCFVLDVSEPGLLVVKHRRIIGMGKFANVAMLKGDQVKIVDENCARRIDTPAILTSLLGQDSSGVWNDPVNVLIQIAVSMRAHRRGGILLVVPAEHDNWKNSIIHPLQYPVAPPFSGVADLLRQNCGKVTELYWQNALRREVENISGLTAVDGATVINDKHELLTFGSKIARASDGTTVDQVLYIEPVTDGTPKLMHPSNIGGTRHFSAAQFIHDQRDALALVASQDGYFTVFSWSPLDQIVQAHRIDILLL